The proteins below are encoded in one region of Geomonas ferrireducens:
- a CDS encoding acetyltransferase: MKPAKDQIFVFGASGHAKVVIDIIEKEGLFEIAFLVDDDPSLMGSSVFGYPVIGGKQELGASGIVMGVVAIGSNRARRSVAAWLAENGYHLVTVQHPSAQVGRGVTLGNNCVVMAGAVVNSDCKIGNDVIINTKASIDHDCHIGDGVHLAPGTTLCGTVEVGAGTFICAGATVVPNLKIGSEVVVGAGATVVTDVPDRVLVVGTPARIAKSI; the protein is encoded by the coding sequence GTGAAACCTGCAAAGGACCAGATCTTCGTGTTCGGTGCGAGCGGCCATGCCAAAGTCGTGATCGACATCATAGAGAAAGAGGGGCTTTTCGAAATCGCTTTTCTGGTCGACGATGACCCTTCACTTATGGGAAGTTCAGTCTTCGGTTATCCCGTTATCGGAGGGAAACAGGAGCTGGGTGCCAGCGGGATCGTCATGGGGGTCGTGGCCATCGGAAGCAACCGCGCGCGTCGTAGCGTCGCTGCCTGGCTGGCTGAAAACGGCTACCATTTGGTTACGGTGCAGCACCCTTCCGCACAGGTCGGCCGAGGAGTTACCCTTGGCAACAACTGCGTTGTTATGGCTGGTGCAGTCGTGAACTCCGACTGCAAAATCGGTAACGATGTGATCATCAATACGAAGGCTAGCATCGACCACGACTGCCACATTGGCGACGGTGTCCACTTGGCCCCCGGAACAACTCTATGCGGCACGGTTGAGGTCGGCGCTGGCACATTTATCTGTGCTGGAGCCACCGTAGTTCCGAACCTTAAAATAGGTTCCGAGGTCGTGGTCGGCGCGGGAGCAACCGTTGTAACCGACGTGCCAGACAGGGTGCTGGTGGTGGGGACTCCCGCTCGGATAGCCAAGTCAATATAG
- a CDS encoding polysaccharide biosynthesis protein: MIHARRVLVFFLDVVLIAAAFFLSFLLRFDFQVRPNQVENLKTGLVVAMAVKPAMFVASGVYRSIWRYASLQDAYEIFKIVSLSSAVSALTLVYMKGPFGMPRSIYILDWFLLFALVAGSRLVWRIYRETKIIPGLCKGKRTLIVGAGEAGNLLLKEIRKQPEAAYNVLGFVDDDPQKMGMRLSGVRVLGGTGRLSGLVRKHNIEEVIFAIPSGDRDLMRRVIANCEKTKARFKTLPGITEMIDGDVSMSHIKDVEIEDLLGRDPVVLDQTAIRNYLTDKRVLVTGAAGSIGSEICRQVARFKPAKLVLFDHAETPLFYIEKELAESFPDLRIIPMVGDVKNQDRVEAVFDEFGPEVVFHAAAYKHVAMMEYNPAEAVLNNVMGSRTVADAAHKYKVRNFVMVSTDKAVNPTNVMGATKRSAEIYVQALAAKSQTKFTTVRFGNVLGSNGSVIPLFKEQIRKGGPVTVTDKDVVRYFMTIPEASQLVMQAGCIGHGGEIFVLDMGEPVRILSLAEELIRLSGFIPYKEIDIRFTGLKPGEKLFEELLIDGEGIKPTSHKKIRVMAPVETDLKQVSADLEELFGFARSHELDSVLRTLRRVVPEFVPRYHFEAAPPFAFQRVRPDLFPPQKLAIVRNLREETAA; this comes from the coding sequence ATGATACACGCCAGAAGGGTCCTGGTGTTTTTCCTCGATGTGGTGCTTATTGCCGCCGCGTTCTTCCTTTCGTTTCTCCTTCGCTTCGATTTCCAGGTCCGGCCGAACCAGGTGGAAAACCTGAAAACCGGGCTTGTCGTCGCCATGGCGGTGAAGCCCGCCATGTTCGTCGCCTCCGGGGTCTACCGCAGCATCTGGCGCTACGCCTCGTTGCAGGACGCCTACGAGATCTTCAAGATAGTCTCCCTTTCTTCAGCCGTTTCAGCCCTCACCCTCGTGTACATGAAAGGCCCATTCGGGATGCCGCGCTCCATCTATATCCTGGATTGGTTCCTGCTCTTCGCCCTCGTTGCCGGAAGCCGATTGGTGTGGAGAATCTATCGCGAGACAAAGATCATCCCCGGGCTTTGCAAGGGAAAGAGGACCCTCATCGTCGGGGCGGGAGAGGCGGGGAATCTTCTTCTCAAGGAGATTCGCAAGCAGCCTGAGGCCGCATACAACGTGCTGGGCTTCGTGGACGACGACCCTCAGAAGATGGGCATGCGGCTCTCCGGGGTCCGTGTCCTTGGGGGGACTGGCAGGCTCAGCGGGCTGGTGCGCAAGCACAACATAGAGGAAGTCATCTTCGCAATCCCATCCGGCGACAGGGATCTCATGCGCCGCGTCATCGCGAACTGCGAGAAGACCAAGGCGCGCTTCAAGACGCTCCCCGGCATCACCGAGATGATCGACGGCGATGTCTCCATGAGCCACATAAAAGACGTGGAAATCGAGGACCTCTTGGGGCGCGACCCCGTCGTTCTGGACCAGACCGCGATAAGGAACTACCTGACGGACAAGCGGGTGCTGGTGACGGGTGCTGCGGGAAGCATCGGAAGCGAGATCTGTCGCCAAGTGGCCCGTTTCAAGCCTGCAAAGCTCGTGCTTTTCGATCACGCCGAGACCCCCCTATTCTATATAGAGAAGGAACTCGCCGAGAGTTTCCCCGACCTGCGCATCATCCCGATGGTGGGGGACGTGAAGAACCAGGACCGCGTCGAGGCGGTGTTCGACGAGTTCGGGCCGGAGGTCGTCTTTCACGCCGCGGCGTACAAGCATGTCGCCATGATGGAATACAACCCGGCCGAGGCCGTGCTGAACAACGTCATGGGGTCGAGGACTGTTGCCGATGCGGCGCATAAGTACAAGGTGCGCAATTTCGTGATGGTCTCGACCGACAAGGCGGTGAACCCGACCAACGTGATGGGGGCCACCAAGCGAAGCGCGGAGATTTACGTTCAGGCGCTGGCAGCGAAGAGTCAGACGAAATTTACGACGGTACGGTTCGGCAATGTGCTCGGGAGTAACGGCAGCGTCATCCCGCTTTTCAAGGAGCAGATCCGGAAAGGGGGGCCGGTCACGGTCACCGACAAGGACGTGGTGCGCTACTTCATGACCATACCGGAGGCGTCTCAGTTGGTGATGCAGGCGGGGTGCATCGGCCATGGCGGCGAGATCTTCGTGCTCGACATGGGAGAGCCGGTACGGATCCTTTCCCTTGCCGAGGAGCTGATCCGTCTCTCCGGTTTCATCCCGTACAAGGAGATCGATATCCGGTTCACCGGTCTGAAGCCCGGCGAGAAGCTTTTCGAGGAACTGCTGATCGACGGGGAGGGGATCAAGCCGACCAGTCACAAGAAGATCCGGGTCATGGCGCCGGTGGAGACCGATCTTAAGCAGGTGAGCGCAGATCTGGAGGAGCTCTTTGGGTTTGCGAGAAGCCATGAGCTGGATTCCGTTTTGCGTACGCTCAGGCGTGTCGTGCCCGAGTTCGTGCCGCGGTATCATTTCGAGGCCGCGCCCCCCTTTGCCTTCCAGAGGGTCCGGCCCGACCTGTTCCCGCCGCAAAAACTCGCCATCGTCCGCAACCTGCGAGAGGAAACGGCAGCATAA
- a CDS encoding GxxExxY protein, whose amino-acid sequence MIHDDLTGKVIGACFEVSNELGSGFLESVYEKALLVALTDVGLQADSQVPLKVVYRNKVVGDFFADIVVEGTVLLELKAVKALAPEHTAQVLNYLKATGIEVGLLVNFGHPKLEYRRLGNRLS is encoded by the coding sequence GTGATCCATGACGACTTGACTGGTAAGGTTATTGGCGCCTGTTTTGAAGTCAGCAATGAACTCGGCAGCGGCTTCCTTGAGTCTGTGTACGAAAAGGCGCTACTGGTAGCCCTGACGGATGTCGGATTGCAAGCTGACTCGCAAGTTCCTCTGAAGGTCGTTTATCGCAACAAAGTTGTCGGGGATTTTTTCGCAGATATTGTTGTTGAAGGGACGGTGTTGTTAGAATTGAAAGCCGTGAAAGCTTTAGCTCCTGAACACACTGCCCAAGTACTAAATTATCTGAAAGCTACGGGCATCGAAGTTGGACTGCTGGTTAACTTCGGACATCCCAAACTCGAATACCGAAGGTTGGGCAATAGGCTCAGTTAA
- a CDS encoding fibronectin type III domain-containing protein — protein MDNITQLSSAEAIPKTSAIVVAMAKDPSLYALVESFFPKREELEEVFEEHKVAFSEAADGDPEKAKQLKAIRQKLDRKFTVFFAVMRHAAVEHPDLLERFGVPPEKVRRSNTPILTSPGNLRVIHGKVSGELLLRVEPVKGAKSYDISCCIGDPSIEANWKHCGVGTKASHLLVSGLVPGTLYWFRVRAIGPNGQGPWSQFVSLMCI, from the coding sequence ATGGACAACATCACGCAACTCAGCAGTGCGGAAGCGATTCCCAAAACGTCTGCCATCGTGGTCGCCATGGCGAAAGACCCTAGCCTGTACGCGCTGGTCGAATCTTTCTTTCCAAAGCGGGAAGAACTCGAGGAAGTCTTCGAAGAGCACAAGGTGGCATTCAGCGAAGCAGCCGACGGGGACCCGGAGAAAGCGAAGCAGCTGAAGGCCATCCGGCAGAAGCTGGACCGCAAGTTCACTGTATTCTTTGCCGTGATGCGGCATGCGGCAGTGGAACATCCCGACCTGCTGGAGAGGTTCGGAGTTCCACCCGAGAAGGTGAGAAGGTCCAACACCCCTATTCTTACCAGTCCGGGGAACCTGCGGGTGATCCATGGAAAAGTATCTGGGGAGTTGCTGCTCAGGGTGGAGCCGGTTAAGGGAGCGAAGAGCTACGACATCTCATGTTGCATCGGCGATCCATCCATCGAGGCAAACTGGAAGCATTGCGGCGTTGGAACAAAGGCGTCGCATCTTCTGGTGAGCGGACTAGTCCCTGGTACGCTCTACTGGTTCCGGGTAAGGGCGATAGGTCCCAACGGCCAGGGACCTTGGTCGCAGTTCGTTTCGCTCATGTGCATCTAA
- a CDS encoding alginate lyase family protein: MGRGFRGMTSRFSLILNTSFRLGFRSIARVTAYRLVCRAGIYRYLLPQRVWNSGDAFFAPGSFAPTPLSEAQHRTVLQHASSMLAGELPYYSSSLKQVGSPPDWFFDPFTGTRSLPHGHWSDCSVLPGCDIKNVWEASRFEWAPVLALAWRISGEEKYLSTLNAWVSDWAVKNPYNFGPNWKCGQEAAIRLINLLLTARVLGVHDAPSSSLVEFISLHCSRIMPTIHYAVGQDNNHGTSEAAALFIGGGWLVKVAGSTALKRRAGLWHQQGRRRLEERVSRLVAPDGSFSQYSVNYHRVLLDTLSQVEIWRRELDAPSFSSFFYALCKSATVWLEAMTDALTGDVPNLGANDGARLYDLFFAPYRDFRPSVELASLLFRGQRVYGKGEWNAPLRLLGIEPDAYPCSKDSPYCHFPDGGYLVLHSGASRGVIRYANFVFRPGHADCLHLDLWHKGVNILRDGGTFSYSADPSWHDYFSGTPAHNTVQFDGRNQMPRLGRFLFGEWLKMESVSGIVNDGAAKSWSGAYRDWKGARHRRTVTAQGKVWRIRDEVSGFEEKAVLRWRLVPADWTLSRGNCVSEHALVSVTASAPLRRLELTTGWESLHYQEKTPLPVLEIELGPGTWSIDTEITLKD; this comes from the coding sequence GTGGGTCGAGGTTTCCGAGGGATGACCTCGAGGTTTTCTCTCATCCTGAATACCTCTTTCCGACTGGGCTTTCGTTCGATTGCGAGAGTAACGGCCTACCGTCTTGTATGCCGAGCCGGTATTTACCGCTACCTTTTGCCGCAGCGTGTATGGAACTCCGGCGACGCTTTTTTCGCCCCCGGGTCGTTTGCCCCAACGCCGCTCTCCGAAGCACAGCACCGCACGGTACTGCAGCACGCCTCTTCGATGCTTGCGGGGGAACTTCCCTACTACTCCTCTTCGCTAAAGCAGGTCGGCTCTCCGCCTGACTGGTTTTTCGATCCCTTCACCGGCACCCGGTCGCTCCCCCATGGACACTGGTCGGACTGCAGCGTGCTGCCTGGTTGCGACATTAAAAACGTATGGGAGGCGTCGCGGTTCGAATGGGCGCCGGTGCTGGCCCTGGCATGGCGCATCTCGGGGGAGGAAAAATACCTCTCCACACTCAACGCCTGGGTTTCCGACTGGGCGGTGAAAAATCCGTACAACTTCGGACCCAACTGGAAGTGCGGACAGGAGGCTGCCATTCGCCTCATCAACCTGCTCCTCACCGCACGTGTTCTGGGCGTACATGATGCCCCTTCTTCTTCGCTGGTGGAATTTATCAGCCTCCATTGCAGCCGAATCATGCCTACCATCCACTACGCGGTAGGACAGGACAACAACCACGGTACTTCCGAAGCGGCGGCCCTTTTTATCGGCGGGGGATGGCTGGTTAAGGTGGCCGGTTCAACTGCGCTGAAAAGACGTGCCGGTCTTTGGCACCAGCAGGGGCGCCGGCGCCTGGAAGAGCGAGTCTCGAGACTTGTAGCTCCTGACGGGAGCTTTTCACAGTATTCCGTAAACTACCACCGCGTCCTTCTCGACACCCTCAGCCAGGTCGAAATCTGGCGCAGAGAACTGGACGCACCCTCTTTCAGCTCTTTCTTCTACGCCCTTTGCAAGTCAGCTACCGTATGGCTTGAAGCCATGACGGACGCTTTGACCGGGGATGTACCCAACCTGGGTGCCAACGACGGCGCGCGGCTTTACGACCTCTTCTTCGCACCGTACCGGGATTTCCGTCCGTCGGTGGAGCTTGCCTCTCTTCTCTTCCGGGGACAAAGGGTTTACGGAAAAGGGGAGTGGAACGCTCCTCTTCGTTTGCTTGGGATCGAGCCGGACGCATATCCTTGCAGCAAAGATAGCCCGTACTGTCATTTCCCGGACGGCGGATACTTGGTGTTGCACTCCGGTGCCTCGCGGGGAGTTATCCGTTACGCAAACTTCGTTTTTCGTCCGGGGCATGCAGACTGTCTTCACCTCGACCTGTGGCACAAGGGGGTAAACATCCTTCGTGACGGGGGGACCTTCAGCTACAGCGCCGACCCTTCCTGGCACGATTACTTCTCCGGCACCCCGGCCCATAACACGGTCCAGTTTGACGGGCGCAACCAGATGCCTCGCCTCGGGCGTTTCCTCTTCGGAGAATGGCTTAAGATGGAAAGCGTCTCTGGGATAGTTAACGATGGCGCCGCCAAGTCTTGGAGCGGCGCTTACCGCGATTGGAAAGGGGCCCGGCACAGAAGGACGGTTACCGCCCAGGGGAAAGTCTGGCGTATCCGGGACGAGGTGAGCGGCTTTGAAGAGAAAGCGGTCCTCAGGTGGCGACTTGTTCCGGCAGATTGGACGCTGAGCCGTGGAAATTGCGTAAGCGAACACGCCCTGGTTTCGGTGACCGCTTCTGCTCCGCTGCGGCGACTGGAACTTACAACCGGCTGGGAATCACTTCACTACCAGGAGAAAACTCCGCTACCCGTGCTGGAGATCGAACTCGGGCCTGGCACCTGGTCGATCGATACAGAAATAACACTTAAGGACTGA
- the wecB gene encoding non-hydrolyzing UDP-N-acetylglucosamine 2-epimerase, with product MEPILIDIIAGARPNFMKIAPIIKAIQERQGRGSRLRYRLVHTGQHYDARMSGDFFAQLGIPVPDVNLEVGSGTQAEQTATIMTRYEKLLMEKRSDLCLVVGDVTSTMACSIAAQKLCVKVAHVEAGIRSGDWSMPEEINRMVTDAITNYFFTTSEVANANLRRSGVSDEKIHFVGNTMIDTLLANMGRLRPPMFWEELALESGEYFVLTLHRPANVDDLDQLTGMLTAVAGGCRNLPVVFPIHPRTSKNLGTSPIPDNIKLVEPQPYLEFNYLVKHAKAVITDSGGITEETTVMGVPCMTLRDSTERPETVTMGTNVLLGTDPTNLKPALDLLFSGRWKKGDIPPLWDGKTGQRIAEILEATL from the coding sequence ATGGAACCAATTCTGATAGATATCATAGCCGGTGCCCGCCCTAATTTCATGAAAATAGCGCCTATCATAAAGGCCATCCAGGAGAGACAGGGGAGGGGGAGCCGTCTTCGCTACCGTTTGGTTCACACTGGCCAGCATTACGATGCCAGGATGTCGGGCGACTTCTTCGCTCAACTCGGCATCCCCGTGCCGGACGTGAACCTTGAGGTCGGATCAGGGACCCAGGCCGAGCAGACGGCGACCATCATGACCCGTTACGAAAAGCTTTTGATGGAGAAACGAAGCGACCTCTGTCTTGTCGTTGGCGACGTGACCTCCACCATGGCGTGTTCCATAGCGGCGCAGAAACTATGCGTCAAGGTCGCTCACGTCGAGGCGGGTATACGCTCCGGCGACTGGAGCATGCCGGAAGAGATCAACCGGATGGTCACCGACGCCATCACCAATTACTTCTTCACGACCAGTGAAGTGGCGAACGCAAATCTTCGGCGCAGCGGCGTATCAGACGAGAAGATTCACTTCGTCGGCAACACTATGATTGACACTCTGCTCGCGAACATGGGACGGTTGCGCCCGCCCATGTTTTGGGAGGAACTTGCCCTGGAGTCGGGAGAATATTTCGTCCTTACCCTGCACCGTCCGGCAAACGTGGACGATCTCGATCAGTTGACCGGGATGCTGACCGCGGTAGCGGGCGGATGCCGAAACTTGCCCGTCGTATTTCCGATTCACCCTCGGACCTCCAAGAATCTGGGCACCTCACCCATACCAGACAACATAAAACTGGTGGAACCGCAGCCGTACCTCGAGTTCAACTACCTCGTAAAGCACGCCAAAGCGGTCATCACCGACTCAGGCGGCATCACCGAAGAGACAACCGTGATGGGGGTTCCTTGCATGACTCTGCGGGACTCCACCGAACGTCCGGAAACCGTCACTATGGGAACCAACGTGCTTTTGGGGACAGACCCGACGAACCTCAAGCCGGCGCTAGACTTGCTATTTTCAGGGAGATGGAAAAAGGGGGATATTCCTCCGCTATGGGACGGTAAGACCGGGCAACGTATAGCTGAAATACTTGAGGCTACCCTTTAA
- a CDS encoding DegT/DnrJ/EryC1/StrS family aminotransferase yields the protein MAGKFAPWPSFTHEEADIVSNVLLSNKVNYWTGGEGRLFEQEFAAHCNTGYAVALANGTVALELALHALGIGPGDEVITTSRTFIASASCIVMRGATPVLADVDQVTQNITAETIRPHITPQTKAIICVHLAGWPCDMDPILELAREHGLKVIEDCAQCHGATYKGRPVGSLGDVAAFSFCQDKIMTTGGEGGMLTTNVEEIWRRAWEFKDHGKSYDAVYNRQHPPGFRWLHESFGTNWRLTEMQSAIGRIQLGKLPEWTLVRRRNAEILTKGFSNLPGLRVTVPPSEIGHAYYKYYVFVEPERLAEGWDRDKIMNAVTAEGIPCFSGSCSEIYLEKAFDGLRPATRFPLAKELGETSLMFLVHPTLTEQEMMDTVAAVAKVMAAAVG from the coding sequence ATGGCCGGAAAATTCGCACCGTGGCCAAGCTTCACACATGAAGAAGCCGATATCGTCAGTAATGTACTTTTATCTAACAAGGTCAACTATTGGACGGGGGGGGAAGGACGGCTATTTGAGCAGGAGTTCGCTGCTCATTGTAATACGGGGTATGCGGTCGCCTTGGCAAATGGAACCGTGGCTCTCGAACTGGCACTTCACGCTCTTGGGATCGGACCAGGGGATGAGGTCATAACCACGAGCCGGACTTTCATCGCATCGGCGAGCTGCATCGTCATGCGAGGTGCGACTCCCGTCCTCGCAGACGTCGACCAAGTGACTCAGAACATCACTGCTGAAACCATTCGTCCTCACATCACCCCTCAAACCAAAGCCATCATTTGCGTGCACCTGGCTGGCTGGCCATGTGACATGGACCCGATACTGGAACTGGCGCGCGAGCATGGATTGAAGGTCATCGAGGACTGCGCGCAGTGCCACGGCGCAACGTACAAGGGGCGGCCAGTCGGTTCATTGGGTGACGTAGCCGCATTCTCCTTTTGCCAGGACAAGATCATGACCACCGGCGGGGAAGGGGGGATGCTCACCACGAACGTCGAGGAAATCTGGCGTCGGGCCTGGGAGTTCAAGGATCACGGCAAGAGCTATGACGCAGTTTACAACCGCCAGCACCCGCCGGGGTTCCGTTGGCTGCACGAATCCTTCGGCACCAATTGGCGCCTAACCGAAATGCAGTCGGCGATCGGCAGGATCCAGCTCGGTAAACTGCCGGAATGGACCCTGGTAAGGAGAAGAAACGCGGAGATCCTCACCAAGGGCTTCAGCAACCTCCCGGGGCTCAGGGTGACGGTTCCGCCGTCCGAAATCGGCCATGCCTACTACAAGTACTACGTCTTCGTAGAGCCGGAACGTCTGGCGGAAGGATGGGACCGCGATAAAATCATGAACGCTGTAACAGCCGAGGGGATCCCTTGCTTCAGCGGCAGTTGCAGCGAGATCTATCTTGAGAAGGCCTTCGATGGGTTGAGACCAGCGACCCGGTTCCCCTTGGCTAAAGAGCTTGGAGAAACCAGCCTCATGTTCCTTGTCCATCCCACCCTCACGGAACAGGAAATGATGGATACCGTGGCCGCCGTAGCAAAAGTAATGGCCGCTGCCGTCGGATGA
- a CDS encoding sugar transferase, with protein MDFIASALALILFSPLLVLLALVVRIKLGGPVLFRQQRPGKNGRPFVMLKFRTMTNAKDASGDLLPDHLRLTRFGRFLRSSSLDELPELINVLKGEMSLVGPRPLLMEYMPLYSAEQARRHEVKPGVTGWAQVNGRNAISWEDKFKLDVWYVDNRSIRLDLKIILSTVAKVFKREGISQEGQATMEKFAGSERRDQK; from the coding sequence ATGGATTTCATCGCTAGTGCGCTCGCGCTCATCCTGTTTTCCCCGCTACTTGTGCTCCTTGCGCTTGTGGTGCGCATCAAGTTAGGAGGGCCGGTGCTCTTTCGCCAGCAAAGACCGGGAAAAAACGGCCGCCCCTTTGTCATGCTCAAGTTTCGCACCATGACAAACGCAAAGGATGCCTCAGGCGACCTGCTCCCTGATCATCTGCGGCTGACCAGATTCGGACGTTTCTTGCGCAGTAGTAGCCTCGACGAATTACCCGAACTGATCAACGTCCTCAAGGGAGAGATGAGTCTCGTGGGGCCGCGTCCGCTGCTGATGGAATATATGCCCTTGTACTCGGCGGAACAGGCGCGGCGCCACGAGGTCAAGCCGGGTGTAACGGGATGGGCCCAGGTCAATGGTCGCAACGCGATAAGCTGGGAGGACAAGTTCAAACTCGATGTCTGGTACGTCGACAATCGTTCCATCAGGCTCGACTTAAAGATCATCCTCTCCACAGTCGCGAAGGTATTCAAACGCGAGGGGATATCGCAGGAGGGGCAAGCGACAATGGAGAAATTCGCAGGAAGTGAACGGAGAGACCAAAAGTGA
- a CDS encoding glycosyltransferase family 4 protein, whose protein sequence is MHVLYFHQHFSTPHGSTGTRSYEMAQRLLRQGHKVTMVCGSGQMAKSGLAGEPVRGARRGNVDGIDVIELCLPYSNYDGFLKRALTFLRYAWRSSQFALQLDYDLLFATSTPLTAGIPGILMKPFRRKPFVFEVRDLWPELPREMGVITNPFILKAMDLLEWLSYRSADACIGLSPGIVRGITRRGVAQEKVAMVPNGCDLALFHPAMKEAIDIPGIDKADFVSVFCGAHGIANGLDAVLDAAKVLKNRGIKDIKLLFIGDGKLKPSLAQRAEAEGLDNCVFCNPVPKHELSKLTASADVGLMILANVPAFYYGTSPNKFFDYIASGIPVLNNYPGWLADIITNDDCGIAVPPEDPEAFADALVELRDDPRRRTLMGKKARLLAEREFSRDDLAGDFVAFLEECGSKYKR, encoded by the coding sequence ATGCACGTACTGTATTTCCACCAGCATTTCTCGACGCCTCACGGCTCAACCGGGACTAGGTCGTATGAGATGGCGCAGCGACTGCTCCGCCAAGGCCACAAGGTAACCATGGTTTGTGGAAGCGGACAGATGGCGAAAAGCGGTCTTGCAGGCGAACCGGTAAGGGGAGCGCGTCGCGGCAACGTCGACGGCATAGACGTCATCGAACTCTGCCTTCCCTATTCGAACTACGATGGCTTTCTGAAAAGGGCGCTGACCTTCCTCCGATACGCTTGGCGCAGTTCGCAGTTTGCGCTGCAACTCGATTACGATCTCCTCTTTGCAACGTCGACTCCGCTTACGGCGGGAATCCCGGGCATCTTGATGAAGCCCTTCCGCCGTAAACCGTTTGTCTTTGAAGTACGCGACCTTTGGCCTGAACTTCCGCGTGAGATGGGGGTGATAACAAACCCGTTCATCCTTAAGGCCATGGACCTGTTGGAATGGCTCTCCTATCGTTCGGCTGATGCCTGCATCGGATTGTCCCCGGGTATCGTGCGCGGGATAACGAGACGCGGCGTAGCCCAAGAGAAAGTTGCCATGGTTCCGAATGGTTGTGACTTGGCGCTTTTTCACCCGGCCATGAAGGAGGCAATAGACATCCCTGGGATCGACAAGGCGGACTTCGTTTCCGTTTTCTGTGGCGCCCATGGCATCGCCAATGGCCTCGATGCGGTCCTGGACGCCGCAAAGGTCCTGAAAAACCGCGGCATAAAAGACATAAAACTGCTCTTTATCGGCGATGGAAAGCTCAAGCCGTCTTTGGCGCAGCGCGCAGAAGCGGAAGGGCTCGACAACTGCGTCTTCTGTAACCCGGTTCCAAAGCATGAACTCTCGAAATTGACCGCCTCGGCCGACGTAGGGCTGATGATACTGGCCAACGTTCCCGCATTCTATTACGGGACCTCCCCCAATAAATTCTTCGACTACATCGCATCCGGCATTCCGGTGCTGAACAACTACCCTGGGTGGCTTGCCGACATCATAACCAACGACGACTGCGGCATTGCTGTCCCGCCCGAAGATCCCGAAGCCTTTGCCGATGCACTAGTTGAGTTGAGAGATGACCCGCGACGCAGAACGCTGATGGGGAAAAAGGCAAGGCTGCTCGCGGAGAGGGAGTTCAGCCGTGATGACCTTGCCGGTGACTTCGTGGCCTTCTTGGAAGAATGCGGGAGCAAGTACAAACGATGA